From the genome of Nicotiana sylvestris chromosome 2, ASM39365v2, whole genome shotgun sequence, one region includes:
- the LOC104214328 gene encoding phospholipase A I, which yields MSWGLGWKRSSDVFHLTLSYGEDEALDESTPTSSRSSSSASTFLGSSPSAGAAEGQEENTINNLEEELLGFRVELDWNVGDDEDQVALKLQSQVMVALPLPQDTVEIEFKEKNENENGNGDVEEDITGEVAVEMRVVKRREPLKGVMMWRVGSSSQQSDGMGVLSRLMRSNFANGVGLGGSGEGVPVGCADHWKSVTVVSLCGLGLMVLPVEITQLPLLERLYLDNNKLSNLPPELGELKCLKVLAVDYNMLVSVPVELRECIGLVELSLEHNKLVRPLLDFRAMTKLRVLRLFGNPLEFLPDILPLQKVRHLSLANIRVVADDQLRSVNVQMETENNSYFIASRHKLSAFFSLIFRFSSCHHPLLASALAKIMQDEGNRVVVGKDENAVRQLISMISSDNQHVVEQACSALSSLATDVSVAMQLMKSDIMQPIERVLKSAGPEEVISVLQVLGKLAFASDIVSQKLLTKDILRSLKLLCAHRNPEVQRLALLAVGNLAFCLENRRILVTSESLRELLLRLTVASEPQVSKAAARALAILGENEILRRAIRGRQVPKQGLRILSMDGGGMKGLATVRILKEIEKGTGKQIHELFDLICGTSTGGMLAVALGIKLMSLEKCEEIYKKLGKLVFAEPVPKDNEAATWREKLDQLYKSSSQSFRVVVHGSKHSADQFERLLKEMCADEDGDLLIESAVKRIPKVFVVSTLVSATPAQPFIFRNYQYPPGTPEIPLAVTENLATAGQGAVSDPIQVEHKRNAFMGSCKHRIWQAIRASSAAPYYLDDYSDDVYRWQDGAIVANNPTIFAIREAQLLWPDARIDCLVSIGCGSVPMKVRKGGWRYLDTGQVLIESACSVDRVEEALSTLLQLLPDVHYFRFNPVDDRCGMELDETDPAVWLKLEAATDEYIQNTSVAFKNICQRLLERPHDEKFSDNFKSHQFLKSKNSKTDESSPSLGWRRSVLLVEASNSADAGRVFHHARSLESFCAHNGIKLSLFSGISGTQKAAPGSTFPTPFASPLFTGSFPSSPLLYSPDIGAHRVGRIDLVPPLSLDGLQSAKTTASPPESPRKRRQLSLPVHSLYEKLKNSPQVGVVHLALQNDTSGSVLSWQNDVFVVAEPGELADKFLQSVKFSLLSMMRGRRRKYASAITDISTVADLVKCRPCFQIGGVVHRYIGRQTQVMEDDQEIGAYMFRRTVPSMHLTSEDIRWMIGAWRERIIIFTGFYGPSQPLIKAFLDSGAKAVICPSTEPDEAQLSTLHGSGDFNSFDNGKFEIGEEEGEDDDTEPSSPASDWEDSEPEKSEGRSQFFWDDDEGELSQFICQFYESLFQGGSKINDALQHARASHRSLRYSCHLHSVP from the exons ATGTCTTGGGGATTGGGTTGGAAGCGGTCATCAGATGTATTTCACCTCACATTAAGCTATGGTGAAGACGAGGCATTAGATGAGTCCACACCCACGTCATCAAGATCGTCATCATCGGCATCGACATTCTTGGGATCATCCCCGTCGGCGGGGGCCGCGGAGGGTCAAGAAGAGAATACTATTAATAACCTAGAAGAGGAGTTATTAGGGTTTAGGGTGGAATTAGATTGGAATGTGGGGGATGATGAGGATCAAGTGGCTTTAAAACTGCAGTCACAGGTTATGGTGGCATTGCCTTTACCGCAAGACACTGTGGAAATTGAATTCAaggagaaaaatgaaaatgaaaatggaaaTGGTGATGTGGAGGAGGATATAACAGGTGAGGTGGCTGTGGAAATGAGGGTGGTGAAAAGGAGAGAGCCATTGAAAGGTGTGATGATGTGGCGGGTGGGTAGTTCGAGCCAGCAGAGTGATGGGATGGGGGTGTTGTCGAGGTTGATGAGGTCGAATTTCGCCAATGGGGTCGGGTTAGGAGGGAGTGGGGAAGGCGTGCCCGTGGGTTGTGCTGATCATTGGAAGAGTGTTACTGTTGTTAGTCTATGTGGTCTTGGACTAATG GTGCTGCCAGTAGAGATAACCCAGCTGCCTCTTCTCGAAAGGTTATATCTTGATAACAATAAGCTATCAAATTTGCCACCTGAGCTTGGTGAACTGAAATGTTTGAAAGTTCTTGCCGTGGACTACAACATGTTAGTGTCTGTCCCTG TTGAACTAAGAGAGTGTATTGGGCTAGTTGAATTATCGCTAGAACATAACAAGCTGGTCCGACCTCTTCTCGATTTCAG GGCCATGACAAAGTTACGTGTTTTGAGGCTTTTTGGTAATCCTCTTGAATTTCTTCCTGATATTTTGCCACTCCAGAAGGTTCGCCACTTATCTCTTGCAAACATAAGGGTGGTGGCAGATGATCAGTTGCGATCGGTGAATGTGCAGATGGAG ACGGAGAATAATTCTTACTTTATTGCATCTCGGCATAAATTGAGTGCCTTCTTCTCTCTTATATTCCGTTTCTCTTCTTGTCATCATCCCCTGCTAGCTTCCGCCCTGGCAAAAATAATGCAAGATGAGGGGAATCGTGTAGTTGTTGGGAAAGATGAGAATGCTGTAAGGCAACTCATAAGTATGATCAGTAGCGACAATCAGCATGTG GTAGAACAAGCTTGCTCCGCACTTTCTTCTCTTGCCACAGATGTGTCTGTGGCAATGCAGTTAATGAAATCAGATATTATGCAACCCATAGAAAGAGTACTAAAATCTGCTGGTCCTGAGGAAGTCATCTCTGTGTTGCAAGTTTTGGGCAAATTGGCGTTTGCATCAGATATTGTATCTCAAAAGCTGCTGACAAAGGACATATTGAGATCATTGAAACTTTTGTGTGCTCACAGAAATCCAGAG GTGCAAAGACTAGCTTTACTTGCAGTTGGTAACTTAGCATTCTGCTTGGAAAATCGCCGCATTCTAGTTACTTCAGAAAGTTTACGGGAACTGCTATTGCGGTTGACAGTTGCATCAGAGCCACAAGTCAGTAAGGCTGCGGCTCGCGCTTTGGCAATTCTAG GGGAGAATGAGATTCTACGGCGTGCTATAAGAGGGAGACAGGTCCCAAAGCAAGGGTTGCGCATACTTTCAATGGATGGTGGTGGCATGAAAGGGCTGGCAACTGTGAGAATCCTTAAGGAGATTGAGAAAGGTACTGGGAAGCAGATACATGAACTATTTGACCTCATTTGTGGCACGTCAACTGGTGGTATGCTTGCTGTTGCTCTTGGGATCAAACTGATGTCTTTGGAAAAATGTGAAGAAATATACAAAAAACTTG GCAAACTTGTGTTTGCCGAACCTGTTCCCAAGGACAATGAAGCAGCAACATGGAGAGAAAAGTTGGATCAACTCTACAAGAGCTCATCTCAGAGTTTCAGGGTTGTTGTACATGGATCTAAA CACAGTGCAGATCAGTTTGAGAGATTGTTAAAGGAGATGTGTGCTGACGAGGATGGGGATCTTCTGATAGAGTCGGCAGTTAAAAGGATTCCTAAAGTTTTTGTGGTATCAACTCTGGTCAGTGCGACACCAGCTCAACCCTTTATTTTCCGCAACTATCAG TACCCTCCCGGGACACCAGAAATTCCCCTTGCGGTCACTGAGAATTTGGCTACTGCTGGCCAAGGAGCAGTAAGTGATCCAATTCAAGTTGAACATAAGCGAAATGCTTTCATGGGAAGCTGTAAGCATAGGATATGGCAAGCCATAAGAGCATCATCTGCTGCACCTTATTATCTTGATGATTACTCTGATG ATGTATACCGCTGGCAAGATGGTGCAATTGTTGCCAACAATCCTACCATTTTTGCCATACGAGAAGCACAACTATTATGGCCAGATGCACGGATTGACTGCTTAGTCTCAATTGGTTGCGGATCTGTTCCCATGAAG GTCCGCAAAGGTGGCTGGCGTTACCTTGACACTGGCCAAGTGTTGATAGAGAGTGCATGCTCAGTTGACCGGGTGGAGGAAGCTTTAAGTACATTGCTTCAACTGCTTCCTGATGTGCACTATTTTCGGTTCAATCCAG TTGACGACCGATGTGGTATGGAGCTAGATGAGACGGACCCTGCTGTCTGGTTAAAGTTAGAGGCCGCAACAGATGAGTACATTCAAAACACCTCTGTTGCTTTCAAGAATATTTGTCAAAGATTGTTAGAGAGGCCACATGATGAGAAATTTTCAGATAATTTCAAGTCCCATCAGTTTCTCAAATCGAAGAATTCTAAAACTG atgAGAGCAGTCCTTCTTTAGGTTGGAGGCGGAGCGTGCTACTTGTCGAGGCCTCAAATAGTGCAGATGCTGGAAGAGTCTTTCATCATGCTCGCTCACTTGAGTCATTTTGTGCTCATAATGGAATAAAACTCAGTCTTTTCAGTGGCATATCAGGCACTCAGAAAGCAGCTCCAGGATCAACTTTTCCGACACCTTTTGCTTCACCATTGTTCACTGGGAGCTTCCCTTCAAGCCCTCTCTTATACAGTCCTGATATTGGGGCTCATAGGGTTGGTAGAATTGATTTAGTTCCACCACTAAGCTTGGATGGATTACAATCTGCGAAAACAACTGCCTCGCCGCCTGAGTCTCCTCGAAAGCGTCGACAGCTTTCGTTGCCTGTGCATTCTTTGTATGAGAAACTAAAGAATTCACCTCAGGTTGGAGTTGTGCACTTGGCTCTGCAAAATGATACATCTGGATCTGTACTGAG TTGGCAGAATGATGTATTCGTGGTTGCCGAACCTGGAGAACTAGCCGATAAGTTTCTGCAGAGTGTCAAGTTTAGCTTGCTGTCAATGATGCGGGGCCGCCGGAGAAAGTATGCATCAGCTATCACGGATATCTCAACCGTTGCAGATCTTGTTAAATGTAGGCCATGCTTCCAAATAGGTGGTGTAGTCCACCGTTATATTGGGCGTCAGACGCAG GTCATGGAAGATGACCAAGAAATTGGTGCCTATATGTTTCGTAGGACCGTTCCTTCAATGCATTTAACCTCAGAAGATATTCGGTGGATG ATTGGAGCATGGAGGGAGAGAATTATAATCTTCACTGGTTTCTATGGCCCTAGCCAACCTCTAATCAAGGCTTTTCTAGATTCAGGAGCTAAAGCTGTTATATGTCCTTCCACTGAGCCTGATGAAGCGCAGTTGTCTACACTTCACGGGTCAGGTGATTTTAATTCTTTTGATAATGGGAAGTTTGAAATTGGCGAAGAAGAAGGAGAGGATGATGATACTGAACCTTCTAGTCCAGCAAGTGATTGGGAAGATAGTGAACCAGAGAAAAGTGAAGGACGCTCTCAGTTCTTTTGGGATGATGATGAGGGGGAGTTGTCCCAGTTCATATGTCAGTTCTATGAGTCTCTTTTTCAGGGTGGTTCAAAGATAAATGATGCATTACAACATGCTCGTGCCTCACATCGGAGCCTAAGATATTCATGCCATCTTCACAGTGTACCATAA